Proteins from a single region of Perognathus longimembris pacificus isolate PPM17 chromosome 27, ASM2315922v1, whole genome shotgun sequence:
- the LOC125342793 gene encoding vomeronasal type-2 receptor 116-like: MMLLSMKRKCGSKFENIGNMVVATAFYLGILPLYTMEFIMENWVIVVVHLIMETKQALSQQKFIFKNYQFILALTFAIEEINNNPHLVNNLTLGFSFCNFDLTVWNELKSANLCLFGKNNTLNYRCMGHRKYTAVLTGPSAITSAKFGTLLNLYRFPQLSFGHFDQVLSDHNTFNALYQMARKDTSMAKAMVSLLLHFRWNWVGLLTVEDENGLWFLSELKDEMAKNRVCVDIELALPNNILFHKTKLKAVNDQVNRSSATVFIIYGDNEFLLVLQLLVKGKICIVNSQWDLTMSRHYFLLGSSQVPLMFSHHHPDVSGFTDFVKTVNPSKYPEDAFLAEVWLVSFNCSNFESDCVTWENCAHNASLDWLPRHVLDTTLSVDSYNIYNAVYTVAHALHEMLLHQAEVQTMGYRKGTVPSPAQLHPFLKNIEFHNPAGNQVILDEKRKLEAEYDIVNLWNFPHDLHLEVKVGKFSTYTNQLCLSEEMIYWTIACTEPPHSVCSVSCGPGFRKVPQEGKAACCFDCTPCTENEMANGTDMEQCVKCPDHQYANTQKNQCLLRAASFLAYGEPLGMALACMALGLSTLTALVLGVFAKHHNTPIVKANNQALSYILLISLIFCSLCSLLFIGRPNTTTCILQQMIFAVAFTVAVSAVLAKTVTVILAFKVTSPGRRMRRLLVSGAPNFIIPICTLIQVTLCGIWLGTSPPFIDTDTHSEHVHLIILCNKGSLTAFYCVLGYMGSLALASFTVAFQARNLPDTFNEAKFLTFSMLVFCSVWLTFLPVYHSAKGKVMVAVEVFSILASSAGLLGCIFVPKCYVILIRPDRNCLYGFKYKRDRSRNKHC, encoded by the exons ATGATGCTCCTGAGCATGAAAAGGAAATGCG GATCTAAGTTTGAAAATATTGGGAACATGGTAGTTGCCACTGCATTTTACCTTGGTATTTTACCATTGTATACCATGGAATTTATCATGGAGAACTGG GTTATTGTTGTGGTGCACTTGATAATGGAGACTAAGCAAGCTCTTTCTCAGCAgaa GTTTatcttcaagaactaccagtttatTTTGGCTttgacttttgctattgaagagatcaacaatAACCCTCATCTTGTAAATAACTTGACACTGGGATTTAGTTTCTGTAATTTTGATTTAACTGTTTGGAATGAATTAAAAAGTGCCAatctttgcctctttgggaagaatAACACTCTCAATTACAGATGTATGGGACACAGAAAGTATACAGCAGTACTAACAGGACCATCAGCAATAACATCTGCCAAGTTTGGGACATTGTTGAACCTCtataggtttccacag cttTCCTTTGGGCATTTTGATCAAGTCCTGAGCGACCATAACACGTTTaatgctctctatcagatggcccgaAAGGACACATCAATGGCCAaagccatggtctccttactgcttcacttcagatggaactgggtgggactgctaACTGTAGAGGACGAGAATGGCTTGTGGTTTCTTTCTGAATTGAAAGAcgagatggccaagaacagagtctgTGTAGACATTGAGCTAGCACTCCCGAACAATATTCTTTTCCATAAAACAAAACTGAAGGCAGTTAATGACCAGGTTAACAGATCATCAGCAACtgtcttcattatatatggtgataatgaatttCTACTTGTTTTGCAATTGTTGgtaaaaggcaaaatttgtatcgTGAATTCACAGTGGGATTTGACAATGAGTAGGCATTATTTCCTGCTAGGATCATCGCAGGTACCTCTCATgttttcacaccatcacccagatgtttctggattcacagattttgtcaagacagtgaacccttccaaataccctgAAGATGCTTTCCTTGCTGAGGTGTGGTTggtctcttttaattgctctaattttgagtctgactgtgtaacatgggagaactgtgctcacaatgcctccttggattggttgcctcggCACGTTTTAGACACGACTTTGTCTGTAGACAGTTATAATATATACAACGCTGTGTACACTGTGGCCcatgctctccatgagatgcttcttcatcaagcaGAAGTACAAACCATGGGATAcagaaaagggacagtgccttctcctgcacag ctgcacccttttctgaagaacatcgaatttcacaatcctgctggaaATCAGGTGATTttggatgagaaaaggaaattggaggcagagtatgacattgtgaatcTTTGGAATTTCCCACATGATCTTCATCTCGAGGTGAAAGTGGGAAAGTTTTCTACATATACTAATCAACTCTGTTTATCTGAAGAAATGATATACTGGACCATAGCATGTACAGAG CCTCCCCATTCTGTTTGCAGTGtaagttgtggtcctggattcagaaaagtccctcaggagggaaaggctgcttgttgctttgattgtaccccttgcacagaaaatgagatggctaatgggacag acatggagcagtgtgtgaagtgtccagatcaccagtatgccaacacacagaaaaaccagtgcctcctaagagctgcaagcttcctggcttatggggagcccttggggatggccttggcctgcatggctcttggtttatcaaCACTCACAGCACTTGTTCTTGGAGTCTTTGCGAAACATCACAATACTCCCATTGTAAAggcgaataaccaggctctcagctacatccttctcatctccctcatcttctgttccctctgttccttactctttattggccgtcccaacaCAACTACATGTATTCTACAGCAAATGATATTTGCAGTTGCATTCACTgttgctgtttctgctgtcttagCCAAGACTGTTACTGTaattctggccttcaaggtcacttctccagggagaaggatgagaaggctgctggtgtcaggggctcctaacttcatcattcccatctgcaccctgatccaggtgactctctgtggaatctggctgggaacctctcctcccttcattgacactgacacacactctgaacatgttcacctcatcatcctgtgtaacaagggctccctcactgccttctattGTGTCTTGGGATAtatgggctccctggccctggccagcttcactgtggctttccaggccaggaacctgcctgacaccttcaatgaagccaagttcctgaccttcagcatgctggtgttctgcagtgtgtggctcaccttcctgcctgtctaccacagtgccaagggcaaggtcatggtggctgtggaggtcttctccatcttggcctccagtgcagggcttctgggctgcatctttgtccccaagtgctatGTCATCTTGATAAGGCCAGATAGGAATTGTCTGTATGGCTTCAAGTATAAAAGAGATAGAAGTAGAAATAAGCATTGCTAA